One genomic window of Corynebacterium massiliense DSM 45435 includes the following:
- a CDS encoding cell division protein FtsQ/DivIB, giving the protein MRLSKKSIAGIIAALLAVAVVCGVAVWSVPVFRVSEVKVSGTKELSAEEVEEASGIHHGDNLVRVDVGEAARDVAALPWVASATVSRSFPSSVKVKLTEHTPVAFVKDDGKTRLIDDRGEDFAEGEPPVGAVEITGDTGTPDDSGEDADALHTPEMEEAVAVLAALPDDLRGQVGTLDIEERYSMRLHLRDNRTVYWGADEDNANKARAMAAALQLEGTSFDVSNPELVGAR; this is encoded by the coding sequence GTGCGCTTGTCCAAAAAGTCGATTGCCGGCATCATCGCGGCGCTGCTCGCCGTGGCGGTGGTCTGCGGGGTCGCGGTCTGGTCGGTGCCCGTCTTCCGCGTCTCGGAGGTGAAGGTCTCCGGGACCAAGGAGCTGTCGGCCGAAGAGGTCGAAGAAGCCAGCGGCATTCACCACGGCGACAACCTGGTCCGCGTGGACGTCGGCGAGGCGGCGCGTGACGTCGCGGCACTTCCGTGGGTGGCCTCGGCGACCGTGAGCCGGTCGTTTCCCTCGTCTGTCAAGGTGAAGCTGACAGAACACACCCCGGTGGCGTTCGTGAAAGACGACGGCAAGACCCGGCTTATCGATGACCGGGGCGAGGACTTCGCGGAAGGGGAACCGCCCGTCGGCGCAGTGGAGATTACGGGTGATACCGGTACCCCGGATGACAGCGGCGAGGACGCAGACGCCTTGCACACCCCGGAGATGGAAGAGGCGGTGGCTGTCCTCGCGGCGCTGCCGGACGACCTGCGCGGTCAGGTGGGCACGCTCGATATCGAGGAGCGCTACTCGATGCGGTTGCACCTGCGCGACAATCGCACCGTCTACTGGGGTGCGGACGAAGACAACGCCAACAAGGCGCGGGCGATGGCGGCCGCGTTGCAGTTGGAAGGAACGTCGTTCGACGTGTCTAACCCAGAATTAGTGGGCGCGCGCTAA
- the murC gene encoding UDP-N-acetylmuramate--L-alanine ligase, which translates to MIGIGGAGMSGLARILLARGSQVTGSDMKDSTPVEVLRTIGASIAVGHAAENLTLGGQEPTCVVTSFAAIPQDNPELVAAREKGIEVIRRSDLLAELMQGRRQILLAGTHGKTSTTSLTVSALQTAGEDPSFAIGGQLNRAGTNAHHGTGTAFVAEADESDASLLRYEPDVAVVTNIEPDHLDYFGTREAYFQVFDDFADRLKDSGVLIVCVEDDNAARLGRRAMQRGITVVGYGRGDVARANHPDIPLGCEIVGEDVAGGGTHVTARLQGLPGQDDQQVSEVGYGVQIPGHHMVLNASAALLAGAFAGGAVDKLARGISEFAGVRRRFDYHGTVDRGPAAGARVYDDYAHHPTEVQAVLSAARGQVDAEGKGGRVIACFQPHLYSRTIEFAAEFAEALSLADAAVVLDIFGAREKPVEGVTSRIITEKIGHGTTVRFEPDFTAAPQTVAELVGEHDIVLTVGAGSVTMLADEILDALNQRAEEAAD; encoded by the coding sequence ATGATCGGCATCGGCGGAGCAGGGATGTCCGGTTTGGCGCGCATCCTGCTTGCTCGGGGCAGCCAGGTCACCGGATCCGATATGAAAGACTCCACGCCGGTGGAAGTGTTGCGCACCATAGGCGCGTCCATTGCCGTGGGGCACGCTGCCGAAAACCTCACCCTGGGCGGACAGGAGCCCACCTGCGTGGTGACCTCCTTTGCGGCGATCCCGCAGGATAACCCGGAGCTGGTGGCCGCGCGGGAGAAGGGCATCGAGGTGATCCGCCGCTCGGATCTCCTCGCCGAGCTCATGCAGGGGCGCCGCCAGATCCTGCTGGCCGGAACCCACGGCAAGACCTCCACGACGTCGCTGACGGTCAGCGCCCTGCAGACGGCGGGGGAGGATCCGTCCTTCGCTATCGGCGGGCAGCTCAACCGCGCGGGCACGAACGCCCATCACGGCACCGGCACGGCTTTCGTTGCCGAGGCGGATGAGTCGGATGCCTCGCTGCTGCGCTACGAGCCGGACGTGGCCGTGGTGACCAATATTGAGCCCGATCACCTCGATTACTTTGGCACCCGCGAGGCCTACTTCCAGGTCTTTGATGACTTCGCTGACCGGCTCAAAGACTCCGGCGTACTCATTGTCTGCGTCGAGGACGATAACGCCGCCCGGCTGGGTCGGCGTGCGATGCAGCGTGGCATCACCGTCGTAGGCTACGGACGAGGCGACGTCGCGCGCGCCAACCATCCGGACATCCCGCTGGGGTGCGAGATTGTGGGCGAGGACGTCGCGGGCGGAGGCACCCACGTCACCGCCCGGCTGCAGGGCCTGCCCGGCCAGGACGACCAGCAGGTAAGCGAGGTGGGGTACGGCGTGCAGATCCCGGGCCACCACATGGTGCTGAACGCGTCCGCCGCCCTGCTTGCCGGCGCTTTCGCCGGCGGGGCAGTGGACAAACTCGCGCGCGGGATTTCCGAGTTCGCCGGGGTGCGCCGCCGCTTTGATTACCACGGCACCGTGGATCGCGGCCCGGCGGCGGGCGCGCGGGTCTACGACGACTACGCCCATCACCCCACGGAGGTGCAGGCAGTGCTGTCCGCAGCGCGCGGGCAGGTCGACGCCGAGGGCAAGGGCGGTCGCGTCATCGCCTGCTTCCAGCCGCACCTATACTCGCGCACCATCGAGTTCGCGGCGGAGTTCGCCGAGGCGCTTTCGCTTGCCGATGCCGCCGTGGTCCTCGACATCTTCGGCGCGCGCGAAAAGCCGGTAGAGGGCGTGACCTCCCGCATCATCACGGAGAAGATCGGGCACGGCACCACGGTGCGTTTCGAGCCGGACTTCACCGCCGCGCCACAGACCGTGGCTGAGCTGGTGGGCGAACACGACATCGTCCTCACCGTGGGGGCGGGGTCGGTCACCATGCTTGCCGATGAGATCCTCGACGCCCTCAACCAGCGTGCTGAGGAGGCTGCTGACTAG
- the murG gene encoding undecaprenyldiphospho-muramoylpentapeptide beta-N-acetylglucosaminyltransferase: protein MDPHSLSIVIAGGGTAGHIEPALAVGEELRAHYGARVTALGTTKGLERDIIPQRGFDLELVTPVPIPRKLSKQTFALPFTISKSVRETRRVLKKAKADAVFGTGGYVAASAYLAARSLGIPFFVLETNALSGIANKLGVRMGGTGFNAHADSGMPGEVVGIPVRPGMGADPNGTVAARAREKWGLDADRPTIVVTGGSQGAQSINKAVAGAAPELTENYQILHAYGKKNEAPAAREHYVAVPYIDDMAGALAVADLMVCRSGAMTVAEVTAAGVPAIYVPLPHGNGEQALNCKDVVAAGAARQIDDADLTPERLRAAVEDILGDADTFRAMRDAAAHNEAGEAAAVIASRIVQAVRGDAEDAKDTDDKGACK from the coding sequence ATGGATCCGCACTCTTTATCCATCGTTATCGCAGGTGGCGGCACTGCCGGCCACATTGAACCCGCACTCGCGGTAGGCGAGGAATTGCGCGCCCACTACGGGGCGCGTGTGACCGCGCTCGGCACGACCAAGGGCCTCGAGCGCGACATCATCCCGCAACGCGGCTTCGACTTGGAGCTCGTCACCCCGGTGCCCATTCCGCGGAAGCTGTCGAAGCAGACCTTTGCGCTGCCTTTCACCATTTCGAAATCGGTGCGGGAGACGCGCCGCGTGTTGAAAAAGGCCAAGGCCGATGCCGTTTTCGGCACCGGCGGCTACGTGGCGGCCTCGGCGTACCTGGCAGCCCGCTCGCTCGGCATCCCTTTCTTCGTGTTGGAGACCAACGCATTGTCCGGCATCGCCAACAAGCTCGGCGTTCGCATGGGCGGCACCGGGTTTAACGCGCACGCCGATTCCGGTATGCCGGGCGAGGTCGTGGGCATCCCCGTGCGCCCGGGCATGGGAGCGGACCCGAACGGAACGGTGGCTGCCCGTGCGCGGGAAAAGTGGGGTCTGGATGCGGATCGGCCGACTATCGTGGTCACCGGTGGGTCCCAGGGTGCGCAGTCCATCAATAAGGCAGTGGCAGGGGCCGCCCCGGAGCTGACGGAGAACTACCAGATCCTCCACGCTTACGGGAAAAAGAACGAGGCGCCCGCTGCCCGCGAGCATTACGTCGCGGTGCCGTATATCGACGATATGGCGGGCGCGCTCGCCGTTGCGGATCTCATGGTGTGCCGCTCGGGCGCGATGACCGTCGCCGAAGTGACGGCCGCCGGGGTGCCGGCTATCTACGTTCCGCTTCCGCACGGCAACGGCGAGCAGGCGCTCAACTGCAAGGACGTGGTTGCAGCCGGCGCGGCACGCCAGATCGATGATGCCGACCTCACCCCAGAGCGTTTGCGCGCCGCGGTCGAAGACATTCTTGGTGACGCGGATACGTTCAGGGCGATGCGGGACGCCGCCGCCCACAACGAGGCGGGCGAGGCAGCCGCCGTGATCGCTAGCCGCATCGTTCAGGCGGTGCGCGGCGATGCAGAAGATGCGAAGGATACGGACGATAAGGGAGCCTGCAAGTGA
- a CDS encoding FtsW/RodA/SpoVE family cell cycle protein codes for MTATTTKRPRSTLRTRFASASDYLAKLPGFDYLVLRIIIFLLVGIGVVMVFSSSAATSLTDTGSVWNQAVRQSLMVVAGLIVFWVALRMRPRMIRVLVPWLLGLAFLLLIAVLIPGVGTGREEVGSQSWIILGPISVQPSEFARVAIGLFGATSLAGKKHQSLRPGDPFVAYSLVSSAMFILILLQGDLGMAMSFALVVLATLFFAGVDLRVVGTVIAFAFAAMVFVFLGGGFRSHRFHTYFDALRGNIEDTQGTGFQAYQGFLSLADGGLGGVGIGQSRAKWFYLPEAKNDFVFAIVGEELGLWGGLLVIFLFTALGFFGIRTAMRAQSQFQSLVAATLTAGVVSQAFFNIGYVIGLLPVTGIQLPMISAGGTAAIITIGSMGLLCNVARHEPEQISAMQNYGRPLFDRLFAIPEPEPLGAPRRGGKRRADGTGAPRDSVLTAGSRARGTRGAEGASSHERRFGPSVTGGRAAGRGDGGHDGRVTRSARREGGSRRADGSRREDGSRRAGDARRAGGSGRPGRGGRGGNSPRW; via the coding sequence ATGACTGCAACCACGACGAAGCGGCCGCGCAGCACACTGCGCACGCGTTTTGCGTCTGCCAGCGATTACCTGGCCAAGCTGCCGGGATTCGATTACCTGGTGCTGCGGATCATCATCTTCCTGCTCGTCGGAATCGGCGTGGTGATGGTGTTTTCCTCGTCCGCGGCGACGTCGCTGACGGACACCGGATCGGTGTGGAACCAGGCGGTGCGCCAGAGCCTCATGGTGGTGGCAGGCCTCATCGTGTTCTGGGTCGCGTTGCGCATGCGGCCCCGAATGATCCGGGTGCTCGTCCCGTGGCTTCTGGGTCTGGCATTCTTGCTGCTTATTGCCGTGCTCATCCCCGGTGTCGGCACCGGTAGGGAAGAGGTCGGTTCCCAGTCGTGGATCATCTTGGGGCCGATTTCGGTGCAGCCCTCGGAGTTCGCCCGCGTGGCCATCGGCCTATTCGGCGCGACCTCGCTGGCGGGCAAGAAGCATCAATCGCTGCGACCGGGGGATCCGTTCGTGGCGTATTCCCTTGTGTCGAGCGCGATGTTCATCCTCATCTTGCTGCAGGGCGATTTGGGCATGGCCATGTCGTTCGCCCTCGTGGTGCTGGCGACACTCTTCTTCGCGGGCGTGGACCTGCGGGTCGTGGGCACGGTCATTGCTTTTGCGTTTGCCGCAATGGTCTTTGTCTTTTTGGGCGGCGGATTCCGCTCGCACCGCTTCCACACCTATTTCGACGCCCTGCGCGGAAATATTGAGGACACGCAAGGGACGGGATTCCAGGCGTACCAGGGCTTTTTGTCACTGGCGGACGGTGGCCTCGGCGGCGTCGGTATCGGGCAATCGCGCGCCAAGTGGTTCTACCTGCCGGAGGCCAAGAACGACTTTGTCTTCGCCATCGTCGGTGAGGAGCTGGGCCTGTGGGGCGGCTTGCTGGTCATCTTCCTGTTTACGGCCCTAGGTTTCTTCGGCATCCGGACCGCGATGCGCGCGCAGTCGCAGTTCCAGTCCTTGGTTGCCGCGACGCTGACTGCCGGCGTGGTCTCGCAGGCCTTTTTCAACATCGGCTACGTCATCGGCCTGCTGCCCGTGACCGGCATTCAGCTGCCGATGATCTCTGCCGGCGGCACCGCGGCGATCATCACCATTGGCTCGATGGGGCTTCTGTGCAACGTGGCCCGGCACGAGCCGGAGCAGATCTCCGCGATGCAGAACTACGGCCGGCCGTTGTTCGATCGGCTCTTTGCCATTCCGGAGCCCGAGCCGCTGGGTGCGCCGCGCCGCGGCGGCAAACGCCGGGCGGATGGCACCGGTGCCCCGCGCGATTCGGTGCTGACCGCCGGCAGCCGGGCCCGCGGCACCCGCGGGGCCGAGGGGGCGAGCTCGCACGAGCGGCGATTCGGCCCATCGGTGACTGGCGGGCGTGCCGCGGGACGCGGCGACGGAGGCCATGACGGTCGCGTGACCCGTTCCGCCCGCCGGGAAGGCGGAAGTCGCCGGGCAGACGGGAGTCGCCGGGAAGACGGAAGTCGCCGAGCGGGTGACGCCCGCCGCGCGGGAGGCAGTGGCCGCCCAGGCCGCGGCGGTCGCGGAGGCAACTCGCCGCGCTGGTAG
- the murD gene encoding UDP-N-acetylmuramoyl-L-alanine--D-glutamate ligase, with protein sequence MDTATAPSATTRGLAGQHVVVTGAGVSGRGCVRTLVALGAAVTVVDANEENLARALSECPDAKGMTSDAALGNVRDGTLRPDFVVTSPGWRPDSPVLVAFQQHGIEVIGDVELAWRLDRAGRFGSPRTWLAVTGTNGKTTTTGMLAEIMQADAQATGRRAEPAGNIGRSVFELLADSDRVDVLVVELSSFQLHWSTTLAPHVGVLLNVAGDHLDWHGSLESYAAAKGKILSGEVAVLGRDDAAVVQQADRLRATGKLAETAFAFTLGAPEHGEVGVERGRLVDNGVAGEVADLGPATGIEPPGTAGLYDAAAAATAARAAGASARAVAAGLAAYSVDGHRGAVVARDGGVTYIDNSKATNPHAADAALSAADSVVWIAGGQLKGADVHEVIAKHGDRLRAVVLVGQDRNILAAALAENAPTVPVESIANTDPQGAMEEVAAAARRHAVAGDTVLLAPAAASLDMYSGMAQRGDMFAAAVARTCASQNS encoded by the coding sequence ATGGATACTGCTACAGCTCCCTCCGCAACTACCCGTGGCTTGGCCGGCCAGCACGTCGTCGTCACCGGCGCCGGGGTTTCCGGCCGCGGCTGCGTACGCACGCTGGTCGCGCTGGGCGCAGCCGTCACCGTGGTCGATGCCAACGAGGAGAACTTGGCGCGGGCGTTGTCCGAATGCCCGGATGCGAAGGGGATGACCAGCGACGCGGCACTCGGGAATGTGCGCGACGGTACCCTGCGCCCAGATTTTGTGGTTACCTCGCCAGGGTGGCGCCCGGATTCGCCCGTGCTGGTGGCATTCCAGCAACACGGCATCGAGGTCATCGGTGACGTAGAGCTGGCCTGGCGGTTGGATCGCGCCGGTCGCTTCGGCTCGCCGCGGACGTGGCTGGCCGTGACCGGAACGAACGGCAAGACCACGACGACCGGCATGCTGGCCGAGATCATGCAAGCGGATGCGCAGGCCACGGGCCGGCGAGCGGAGCCAGCCGGGAATATCGGCCGGTCCGTCTTTGAGCTGCTCGCCGATTCGGACCGGGTAGACGTCCTCGTCGTCGAGCTGTCGTCGTTCCAACTGCACTGGTCGACCACCCTTGCCCCGCACGTGGGAGTGTTGCTCAACGTGGCCGGCGACCACCTGGACTGGCACGGGTCCCTGGAATCCTACGCGGCGGCGAAGGGCAAGATCCTTAGCGGTGAGGTAGCGGTGCTGGGGCGTGACGATGCCGCCGTGGTCCAACAGGCTGACCGGCTGCGCGCCACCGGAAAGCTGGCGGAGACCGCCTTCGCGTTCACCCTCGGCGCCCCCGAGCACGGCGAGGTCGGTGTCGAGCGAGGCCGCCTCGTCGACAACGGGGTCGCTGGGGAAGTGGCTGACCTCGGTCCGGCTACCGGGATTGAGCCGCCGGGGACTGCCGGGCTTTACGATGCCGCCGCTGCCGCCACCGCCGCCCGCGCGGCCGGGGCCAGCGCTCGGGCCGTGGCCGCGGGCCTCGCCGCCTACTCCGTCGACGGGCACCGCGGCGCGGTCGTCGCGCGCGATGGGGGCGTGACGTACATCGACAATTCCAAAGCGACCAACCCGCACGCCGCGGACGCCGCCCTTTCGGCGGCAGACAGCGTGGTGTGGATCGCGGGCGGGCAGCTTAAGGGCGCGGATGTGCACGAGGTCATCGCCAAGCACGGCGACCGCCTGCGCGCGGTCGTTCTGGTGGGGCAGGATCGCAACATCCTCGCCGCGGCTTTGGCCGAAAATGCCCCGACGGTGCCGGTGGAAAGCATTGCGAACACCGACCCGCAAGGGGCAATGGAGGAGGTCGCCGCAGCGGCGCGACGACACGCCGTCGCCGGCGATACCGTCCTTTTGGCGCCTGCTGCTGCATCGTTAGACATGTACTCCGGCATGGCGCAGCGCGGTGACATGTTTGCCGCCGCGGTGGCCCGAACCTGCGCCTCGCAGAACAGTTAA
- the mraY gene encoding phospho-N-acetylmuramoyl-pentapeptide-transferase yields MTQIIIAGIVSFLVAIFTTPAVIRYFSDAGKGQEIREEGPKSHLRKRGTPTMGGVAIIVGIVVAYLAAGIYGVATGHDGFTASGLLVLFLTLGAGALGFADDFIKLFKARNLGLNKTAKLVGQLVIALVFGILVLQFPDEHGVTPGSEKLSFIRDIDTVDIAIGGGIIGTIAFLVFMYILIAAWSNAVNLTDGLDGLAAGSTALTLGAYVIITFWQFRNSCAFGWSAGCYEVRDPLDLAVLAAAGLGGCLGFLWWNAAPAKIFMGDTGSLALGGLVAGLSVTTRTELLMIIIGALFVVEAASVVIQVAVFRTTKRRFFRMAPIHHHFENGGWPETAVVIRFWLLSGMAAMGGAALFYGEWLQGSGLGL; encoded by the coding sequence TTGACCCAGATCATCATCGCGGGAATCGTGAGCTTCCTCGTTGCGATTTTCACCACCCCCGCCGTCATCCGTTATTTCTCCGATGCGGGCAAGGGGCAGGAAATCCGTGAGGAAGGCCCCAAGTCGCACCTGCGGAAGCGCGGTACTCCGACGATGGGTGGTGTCGCCATCATCGTCGGCATCGTGGTGGCCTACCTGGCGGCGGGGATTTACGGCGTCGCCACCGGCCACGACGGTTTTACCGCGTCGGGTTTGCTCGTGCTGTTTCTGACACTGGGCGCGGGCGCGCTCGGTTTCGCCGATGACTTCATCAAGCTGTTTAAGGCCCGGAACCTGGGGCTGAATAAGACGGCCAAGCTCGTCGGGCAGCTGGTCATCGCGCTGGTCTTCGGCATCCTTGTCCTCCAGTTCCCGGACGAGCACGGGGTGACCCCCGGCTCGGAGAAGCTGTCGTTCATCCGCGACATCGACACGGTTGATATCGCCATCGGCGGCGGCATCATCGGCACCATCGCGTTTTTGGTCTTCATGTACATCCTCATCGCGGCGTGGTCGAACGCGGTCAATCTCACCGACGGGCTGGACGGCTTGGCGGCCGGTTCCACCGCGTTGACCCTGGGCGCGTACGTCATCATCACCTTCTGGCAGTTCCGCAATTCCTGCGCCTTCGGGTGGTCCGCGGGCTGCTACGAGGTGCGCGATCCCCTCGACCTCGCGGTGCTTGCCGCCGCGGGCTTGGGCGGCTGCCTCGGGTTCCTGTGGTGGAACGCCGCGCCGGCCAAAATCTTCATGGGCGATACCGGCTCCCTCGCACTTGGCGGCCTCGTCGCCGGCCTGTCGGTCACTACCCGCACCGAGCTGCTCATGATCATCATCGGCGCCCTGTTCGTCGTCGAGGCCGCTTCCGTGGTCATCCAGGTCGCGGTGTTCCGCACCACCAAGCGTCGCTTCTTCCGCATGGCGCCCATCCACCACCACTTCGAAAACGGCGGCTGGCCCGAGACCGCCGTGGTGATTCGCTTCTGGTTGCTGTCCGGTATGGCGGCCATGGGAGGCGCAGCCCTCTTCTACGGCGAGTGGCTGCAGGGCTCCGGCTTGGGGCTGTAA
- a CDS encoding UDP-N-acetylmuramoyl-tripeptide--D-alanyl-D-alanine ligase — protein sequence MIALSVQEIADIVGGRLDHVDDPDAQVTGPVEFDSRRVSDGALFVALPGARVDGHDFAADAVRGGATAVLAARPVGVPAIVVEPQGRAEGEGSNADIYANDADGSAAVVVRALSDLARAVTTRLVRESGLNVVGVTGSAGKTSTKDLLASVLREDGNTVAPPGSFNNEIGHPYTALRCDPNTKYFVAEMSARGIGHIRHLATIARPRIGIVLNVGTAHLGEFGSRDNIARAKGELVEALPAAAEGGVAVLNADDQFVSAMASRTEAKVVYYSTADRKADYYATEIELDAVARPSFTFHSPQAEPIRVKLQVFGAHQVSNALAAAAAACEAGLPAADVVAALGGHRNASAHRMDVVTRNDGVTVINDSYNANPESMRAAIAALGYTTAARPDARSIAVLGEMNELGGEAESAHRQVGADLAKYHVSHLIVVGETPVCSALVAAARERGIATTQVADVDHAAAAAAEILRTPPAGVEEWSVRKEKDVVLVKASNAAGLWRVADALVGPTGGARDTAPGHAGAVGEAPSAGDE from the coding sequence ATGATCGCATTGAGTGTGCAGGAGATTGCGGACATCGTCGGCGGCCGGCTGGACCACGTCGACGACCCGGACGCGCAGGTCACTGGCCCGGTAGAGTTCGACTCCCGCCGGGTGTCTGACGGGGCTCTGTTCGTTGCCTTGCCGGGCGCGCGTGTCGATGGCCACGATTTCGCCGCTGACGCGGTGCGTGGCGGAGCGACGGCCGTACTCGCCGCCCGCCCCGTTGGTGTTCCTGCCATCGTGGTCGAACCGCAGGGGCGCGCCGAGGGAGAAGGCTCCAACGCTGACATTTACGCCAACGACGCGGATGGTTCCGCGGCCGTTGTGGTTCGCGCCCTGTCCGACTTGGCCCGCGCGGTGACCACCCGGCTGGTGCGCGAATCTGGCCTCAACGTCGTGGGTGTGACGGGTTCTGCCGGCAAGACGTCGACGAAAGATCTCCTTGCGAGCGTGCTGCGGGAAGACGGAAACACCGTCGCGCCGCCAGGTTCGTTCAACAATGAAATCGGGCACCCGTACACCGCTTTGAGGTGCGATCCGAATACGAAGTACTTCGTGGCGGAGATGTCCGCGCGCGGCATCGGCCACATCCGGCACCTTGCCACCATCGCCCGCCCGCGCATCGGCATTGTGCTCAACGTGGGTACCGCGCACTTAGGAGAATTCGGATCGCGGGACAACATCGCCCGCGCCAAGGGCGAGTTGGTCGAAGCGCTGCCGGCGGCCGCCGAGGGCGGCGTGGCCGTGCTCAATGCGGATGACCAGTTCGTGTCCGCCATGGCCAGCCGCACGGAGGCGAAGGTCGTGTACTACTCCACGGCGGACCGAAAGGCCGATTACTACGCCACCGAAATCGAACTCGACGCCGTGGCGCGCCCGTCCTTTACTTTCCACTCGCCACAGGCGGAGCCGATCCGCGTCAAACTCCAGGTATTCGGCGCCCACCAGGTGTCCAACGCGCTCGCCGCGGCGGCCGCGGCCTGCGAGGCGGGGCTCCCGGCAGCGGACGTCGTGGCGGCGTTAGGTGGGCATCGCAACGCATCGGCTCACCGCATGGACGTGGTCACCCGGAACGACGGGGTGACCGTGATCAACGATTCGTACAACGCGAACCCGGAATCGATGCGGGCGGCCATCGCCGCGCTGGGCTATACCACCGCGGCTCGCCCGGATGCACGGTCCATCGCGGTCTTGGGCGAAATGAACGAACTCGGCGGGGAGGCAGAAAGCGCCCACCGGCAGGTCGGCGCGGACTTGGCTAAGTACCACGTCAGCCACCTCATCGTGGTGGGGGAGACCCCGGTGTGCTCGGCTCTTGTTGCAGCAGCGCGCGAGCGTGGCATTGCCACCACGCAGGTCGCGGACGTGGACCACGCCGCTGCGGCCGCCGCAGAAATCCTACGTACCCCGCCCGCCGGGGTGGAGGAGTGGAGCGTACGCAAGGAGAAGGACGTCGTCCTAGTCAAGGCGTCGAACGCGGCCGGGCTCTGGCGGGTGGCGGACGCGCTCGTCGGGCCGACTGGCGGCGCGCGTGACACTGCGCCCGGCCACGCCGGCGCGGTGGGCGAGGCCCCCTCGGCAGGCGACGAGTAA
- a CDS encoding UDP-N-acetylmuramoyl-L-alanyl-D-glutamate--2,6-diaminopimelate ligase — protein sequence MSTLHTLNEIAHGTIHGDGDLEVRDIGLDSKALPDGALFAALPGTRVHGAQFAADTPAAAAILTDAQGVEILRAAGESRPVIEVADIRAVLGHVAAEIYGHPTDKLTVVGVTGTSGKTTTSYLVEAGLLAAGKSVGLIGTTGTRINREPVPTTLTTPEAPTLQALFARMVSEGVTHVVMEVSSHALELGRVAGTRFAVGGFTNLSQDHLDFHPTMEEYFWAKARLFGGKQGAEHAVCCIDDDWGQRMAEVARDAGHTPVIVGTSAKVRDAKAPGRVYAHQKDVDATGAQDVALAIGDDAYELHLPLPGEFNIANAALAVGMATCLDGVELTEFLRGIENVAVPGRMERVDRGQDFIAVVDYAHKPAAIEAVLQTLRGQLKASPHPGGGIAIVVGAGGDRDSTKRPLMGAAAAAADFVVVTDDNPRTEDPAPIRQAVAEGARKALRADDRATEVEVVDVDSRARAIDVAVDWVGTGDAVIVVGKGHEVGQIVGTETIHFDDREELARAVEEKLSGRGHADSAGGDTIVHENSCATEKEQQ from the coding sequence ATGAGCACTTTGCACACGCTAAATGAGATCGCGCACGGAACGATCCACGGTGACGGCGACCTGGAGGTGCGCGACATCGGGCTGGACTCGAAGGCCCTGCCGGACGGTGCGCTCTTTGCCGCCCTCCCGGGCACCCGCGTGCACGGCGCGCAGTTCGCAGCCGATACTCCCGCCGCAGCGGCTATCCTCACCGACGCGCAGGGCGTGGAGATTCTCCGTGCGGCAGGGGAGAGCCGCCCTGTGATCGAGGTAGCCGATATCCGCGCGGTGCTGGGGCACGTGGCCGCCGAGATTTACGGTCACCCGACCGACAAGCTCACCGTGGTGGGGGTCACGGGCACCTCCGGCAAGACCACGACAAGCTACCTCGTCGAAGCCGGACTACTGGCAGCCGGGAAGTCGGTCGGGCTCATCGGCACGACGGGCACCCGGATTAACCGCGAGCCGGTGCCGACCACCCTGACCACCCCGGAGGCGCCTACGTTGCAGGCACTGTTCGCGCGGATGGTCAGCGAGGGCGTTACGCACGTGGTCATGGAAGTCTCTTCGCACGCCCTGGAGCTCGGACGCGTGGCGGGAACCCGGTTCGCCGTGGGAGGGTTCACCAACTTGAGCCAGGACCACCTGGACTTCCACCCGACCATGGAAGAGTACTTCTGGGCCAAGGCCCGCCTGTTCGGCGGCAAGCAGGGGGCGGAACATGCGGTGTGCTGCATTGACGATGATTGGGGCCAGCGCATGGCCGAAGTGGCACGCGATGCCGGGCACACCCCGGTCATCGTGGGCACCTCCGCTAAAGTGCGCGACGCAAAGGCACCGGGACGGGTGTATGCGCATCAGAAAGACGTCGATGCGACCGGTGCCCAGGATGTCGCCTTGGCGATTGGCGATGACGCTTACGAGCTGCACCTGCCGCTGCCGGGAGAGTTCAACATCGCCAATGCCGCCCTCGCGGTGGGGATGGCAACGTGCCTGGACGGTGTCGAGCTCACGGAATTCCTCCGCGGCATCGAAAATGTCGCGGTGCCCGGTCGCATGGAACGTGTAGACCGTGGCCAGGACTTCATCGCCGTGGTCGACTACGCGCATAAGCCTGCCGCCATCGAGGCGGTGCTGCAGACGCTGCGCGGGCAGCTCAAAGCCTCGCCGCACCCAGGCGGCGGCATCGCCATCGTGGTCGGCGCGGGAGGCGACCGTGACTCCACTAAACGCCCACTGATGGGGGCGGCGGCCGCCGCGGCGGACTTCGTGGTCGTGACCGATGACAACCCGCGTACCGAGGACCCCGCACCCATCCGTCAGGCGGTCGCGGAGGGCGCCCGAAAGGCCTTGCGTGCCGATGACCGCGCCACGGAGGTCGAGGTAGTCGACGTTGACTCCCGCGCCCGCGCGATTGACGTGGCGGTGGATTGGGTCGGTACCGGCGACGCGGTCATTGTCGTGGGCAAAGGCCACGAGGTTGGCCAAATCGTGGGCACGGAGACCATCCACTTCGACGACCGGGAAGAGTTGGCCCGCGCGGTGGAGGAGAAGCTGTCCGGGCGCGGACATGCAGATTCCGCTGGCGGGGATACGATTGTGCATGAAAACAGCTGCGCAACGGAGAAGGAGCAGCAATGA